Proteins encoded within one genomic window of Saccharopolyspora pogona:
- a CDS encoding tetratricopeptide repeat protein, with the protein MSEISREVRDFSDIDLLRRRCDFGAAQQAADAALARGDSAELRILRGRVTLGRIAIRTALEEFERALELDPASERAHAWRIAALERSYRYAEALEFAESALERFPEGVFVRVAIGRLLIEMQRPDDAMRHLEKALAIAPDDVNAIEWRCFALHVAGDLDAAVATSREALRRFPDEADLVDLLAFLEVEEFRYEAALRTVDRALELDPWHELAHERKIFLLRLLDRFEQAERAASEALTRLPHSPDLVCEHALVASRRGQDDLAVERIERAAAPDPDNPFLADWYATLLRDAKRPEDAETVLDVALAANPESPRLLLEQAWLRDAQGRFDEAIELARTAARIDQYLPRARSMEVMLLRSAGRPEDAGKAARDALRQFPTHRPLRLGLVNSLNVRGRTDEALQECVRFLDDDPYDIDLILARCNLLNGLYRYDEELAAAQEAQRRFPDVPALRYLLGRIHRARADYDAALPWVKRTLDVAPGHVEALESKAIVLRLTSRFDRAEQAARDGLREAPLAPELHEELSLALSCQGRYDAAVAALEDGLEACGETWYLRQALIAEYVRQGRYEEALQATDHALGSDTGNVPALLERYDVLVELRRFGEAEAVAARMAEEFGADEDVIRTLGWREVRFGRIDAAIEYFRRNSNSDDSMLALQDHVRALRIADRYDEAVALLRGELAREPDSRFLLVELSRTFRQAGRFEDALRLARRAKRAEPHSRVAMWDEIVALRRMRLAAEAEEATLAAIERFPQDLDFLRLLGEIYVDTYRLDQALSCVAKILAIRPLSLNAVVLKAGVLRKQRRYREAEHVVRGYLRRFPGDRSLLVELGWIELAQQRFTEAEKHFSALLDDAFGPDERGDAFVGLGRVALRGNDIQKAQRHFRAALEIDPRDDETRLSLAAALLRDVGTAQHDEVERLCLGVIEDDPCDDEAHALLGVLNFRRGNHAAAEHHLRTATELDPYAGAHVDLAALYSQLGRFDEAEKLLDQAVERDWYDVQAHVELGNVYLQRDVDGGEPGEWAGRATQQFRQATVLDPGNGTAAIGLARSVVRSSGDLVSAEEPLRYVLDRSDCDLPKWRLQVELARLLVQRGDATGSEDLYLEALAVAREAIGSASDQAEPYFVAGVAAYKIGESGDVQLSSLHFRRAMRYLRRVEKFDSRHSEAHRVRVLAQQRIRRARSSVVGSTALITVSLVMLALMWGAFFLRYQVPTVLLGTLTPVLVAMVAIGFLLPLLVRLKLPGGLEADLSASLHQVSSGPTGEVTLGAGRYGGRRNEQARSRPASLSEGPRGELSGRS; encoded by the coding sequence GTGAGCGAGATTTCCAGGGAAGTGCGCGACTTCAGCGACATCGACCTGCTCCGACGCCGCTGCGACTTCGGCGCGGCGCAGCAGGCCGCCGATGCGGCCCTTGCCCGGGGGGACAGCGCCGAACTGCGCATCCTGCGAGGCAGGGTGACGTTGGGCCGGATCGCCATCCGAACCGCGCTGGAGGAGTTCGAGCGCGCGCTCGAACTCGACCCGGCATCCGAACGCGCGCATGCGTGGCGCATCGCCGCGTTGGAGCGCAGCTACCGCTACGCCGAGGCGCTGGAGTTCGCCGAGTCCGCGCTTGAGCGGTTCCCGGAAGGCGTGTTCGTCCGCGTGGCGATCGGACGCCTGCTCATCGAGATGCAACGACCGGACGATGCGATGCGCCACCTGGAGAAAGCGCTCGCGATCGCCCCGGATGACGTCAATGCCATCGAATGGCGATGCTTCGCGCTGCACGTGGCCGGCGACCTGGACGCCGCCGTTGCCACTTCGCGCGAAGCGCTGCGCCGATTCCCGGACGAGGCAGATCTCGTGGACCTGCTGGCCTTCCTGGAGGTCGAGGAGTTCCGCTACGAGGCGGCGTTGCGCACCGTGGACCGCGCGCTCGAACTGGACCCGTGGCACGAGCTCGCTCATGAGCGCAAGATCTTCCTCTTGCGGCTGCTGGACAGGTTCGAGCAAGCCGAGCGGGCGGCCTCCGAGGCGCTCACCCGGCTGCCGCATTCCCCGGATCTGGTCTGCGAGCACGCACTGGTCGCCAGTCGGCGAGGCCAGGACGATCTGGCCGTCGAGCGCATCGAGCGGGCCGCCGCACCAGACCCGGACAACCCGTTCCTCGCCGACTGGTACGCGACGTTGCTCCGGGACGCGAAGCGGCCCGAAGACGCCGAAACCGTGCTTGACGTGGCCCTGGCCGCGAACCCGGAATCTCCCCGGCTGCTGCTGGAACAGGCGTGGCTGCGCGACGCCCAGGGCCGCTTCGACGAGGCGATCGAGCTGGCGCGGACCGCAGCGCGGATTGATCAGTACCTGCCACGAGCCCGCAGCATGGAGGTCATGCTGCTGCGCAGCGCAGGTCGGCCGGAAGACGCCGGGAAAGCGGCCAGGGACGCGCTGCGGCAGTTCCCCACTCACAGACCGCTGCGGCTCGGGTTGGTCAACTCGCTCAACGTCCGGGGCCGGACCGATGAGGCGTTGCAGGAGTGCGTCCGCTTCCTGGACGACGACCCGTACGACATCGACCTGATCCTCGCCAGGTGCAACCTGCTCAACGGGTTGTACCGCTACGACGAAGAGCTGGCGGCGGCGCAAGAAGCACAGCGCCGGTTCCCGGACGTACCGGCGCTGCGCTACCTGTTAGGGCGAATCCACCGGGCCCGGGCGGACTACGACGCCGCACTTCCGTGGGTGAAACGCACCCTGGACGTGGCGCCGGGCCACGTCGAGGCATTGGAGTCCAAGGCCATAGTGCTCCGCCTGACCAGCCGGTTCGACCGAGCCGAACAGGCCGCCCGGGACGGGCTGCGCGAAGCCCCGCTCGCCCCCGAACTGCATGAGGAACTCTCCCTGGCGTTGTCTTGCCAGGGCCGGTACGACGCTGCGGTCGCTGCGCTGGAAGACGGGCTCGAGGCATGCGGCGAGACTTGGTACCTGCGCCAGGCGCTGATCGCAGAGTACGTCCGCCAGGGCCGCTACGAGGAGGCGTTGCAGGCCACCGATCATGCGTTGGGATCGGACACCGGGAACGTGCCGGCCTTGCTGGAACGCTACGACGTCTTGGTGGAGCTGCGCCGGTTCGGCGAGGCCGAGGCCGTCGCCGCCCGAATGGCCGAGGAGTTCGGTGCGGATGAGGACGTCATCCGCACCCTCGGATGGCGGGAGGTGCGCTTCGGCCGCATCGATGCGGCGATCGAGTACTTCCGTCGAAATTCCAACAGCGACGATTCGATGCTCGCCTTGCAGGATCACGTCAGGGCGCTGCGCATCGCCGACCGTTACGACGAAGCCGTCGCGTTGCTGCGCGGGGAGCTGGCGCGGGAGCCGGATTCGCGGTTCCTCCTGGTGGAACTGAGCCGGACGTTCCGGCAAGCCGGTCGGTTCGAGGACGCCTTGCGGCTGGCGCGCCGGGCGAAGCGGGCGGAGCCGCATTCCCGGGTGGCGATGTGGGACGAGATCGTCGCATTGCGGCGGATGCGCCTGGCCGCGGAGGCCGAGGAAGCCACGCTGGCCGCGATCGAGCGGTTCCCCCAGGACCTGGACTTCTTGCGTCTGCTGGGCGAGATCTACGTCGACACCTACCGCCTCGATCAGGCGCTGTCCTGTGTGGCCAAGATTCTGGCGATCAGGCCGCTCAGCCTGAACGCCGTCGTGCTGAAGGCCGGTGTGCTGCGCAAGCAGCGCAGGTATCGCGAAGCGGAGCACGTCGTGCGCGGTTACCTGCGGCGATTCCCGGGTGATCGGTCGCTGCTGGTCGAGCTGGGCTGGATCGAGCTCGCGCAGCAGCGGTTCACCGAGGCGGAGAAGCACTTCTCGGCACTGCTCGACGACGCGTTCGGACCGGACGAGCGAGGCGATGCGTTCGTGGGCCTGGGCCGGGTGGCGTTGCGCGGCAACGACATCCAGAAGGCGCAACGGCATTTCCGGGCCGCACTGGAGATCGACCCGCGCGACGACGAAACCAGGCTCTCGCTGGCCGCCGCGTTGCTGCGCGACGTCGGAACAGCGCAGCACGACGAGGTGGAACGGCTGTGCCTGGGCGTCATCGAAGACGACCCGTGCGACGACGAGGCGCATGCGCTGCTGGGCGTGCTGAACTTCCGGCGCGGCAACCACGCCGCCGCCGAGCACCACCTGCGCACCGCCACCGAACTCGACCCCTACGCCGGCGCCCACGTCGACCTCGCCGCGCTCTACAGCCAGCTCGGGCGTTTCGACGAGGCCGAGAAGCTGCTGGACCAGGCCGTCGAACGGGACTGGTACGACGTGCAGGCGCACGTCGAGCTGGGCAACGTCTACCTCCAGCGGGACGTCGACGGCGGGGAGCCGGGGGAGTGGGCCGGGCGGGCGACGCAGCAGTTCCGCCAGGCGACCGTGCTGGATCCGGGCAACGGGACGGCCGCGATCGGCCTGGCGCGCTCGGTGGTGCGGTCCTCCGGGGACCTGGTGAGCGCGGAGGAGCCGCTGCGCTACGTGCTCGACAGGTCCGACTGCGACCTGCCGAAGTGGCGCCTGCAGGTCGAGTTGGCCCGGCTGCTGGTCCAGCGGGGCGACGCGACCGGCAGCGAGGACCTCTACCTGGAGGCGCTGGCGGTCGCCCGGGAAGCGATCGGTTCGGCCTCGGACCAGGCCGAACCGTACTTCGTGGCCGGTGTCGCGGCGTACAAGATCGGGGAGAGCGGCGACGTGCAGCTCTCGTCGCTGCACTTCCGCCGGGCGATGCGCTACCTGCGCCGGGTGGAGAAGTTCGACAGCCGGCACTCCGAGGCGCACCGGGTTCGGGTGCTCGCGCAGCAGCGCATCCGGCGGGCCCGCTCCAGCGTGGTCGGCAGCACCGCGCTGATTACCGTGTCGCTGGTGATGCTGGCGTTGATGTGGGGCGCGTTCTTCCTGCGGTACCAGGTGCCGACCGTGCTGCTCGGCACCTTGACGCCGGTGCTCGTGGCGATGGTGGCGATCGGTTTCCTGCTGCCGCTGCTGGTCCGGCTGAAGCTGCCGGGCGGTCTGGAGGCCGATCTTTCCGCGAGCCTGCACCAGGTTTCCTCCGGGCCGACCGGTGAGGTCACCCTCGGCGCCGGGCGTTACGGGGGTCGGCGCAACGAGCAGGCGCGCTCCCGCCCGGCATCGCTCAGCGAAGGTCCGCGCGGGGAGCTCTCCGGGCGCAGCTGA
- a CDS encoding lipase maturation factor family protein produces MWDWVSAPDYWAARFAVQHLIAVGYLLGFTSALRQFRGLLGERGLTPIPRFLVRVPFRGSPSLFHLHYSDRFYAGVCWVGVVGSLLALVVDLAPLWAWIALWLVLWLLYLSIVNVGQVWYSFGWESLLLEAGFLAIFLGPGSVAPPAPVLWLLTWLLFRVEFGAGLIKLRGDSCWRDFTALYYHHETQPMPGPFSRWFHWLPRPLHKVEVVANHGTQLVVPFILFAPQPAATVAALIVVVTQGWLMLSGNFAWLNWLTITLAFSAMGSWLLRWVTPAPPPLTAPPPWFVAAVLAVTVGFVVLSYWPVRNMLGRRQVMNRSFNRLHLGNTYGAFGSVTRTRYEVIIEGAADADGAWLEYEFKGKPGDPGRRPPQVAPYHLRLDWLMWFLAISPSYGRTWLPNLVEALLRNEEHVLRLLRHNPFPESPPVFVRAHLYRYGFATRAERRETGAFWIRSRVGDFIPPLTLEDLV; encoded by the coding sequence ATGTGGGACTGGGTTTCGGCACCCGACTACTGGGCCGCGCGGTTCGCGGTGCAGCACCTGATCGCGGTCGGATACCTGCTGGGTTTCACCAGCGCGCTGCGCCAGTTCCGGGGCTTGCTGGGCGAACGCGGCCTGACGCCGATCCCCCGGTTCCTGGTCCGGGTCCCGTTTCGCGGCTCGCCGAGCCTGTTCCACCTGCACTACTCCGACCGGTTCTACGCGGGCGTCTGCTGGGTCGGGGTCGTCGGCAGCCTGTTGGCGCTGGTCGTCGACCTCGCGCCGTTGTGGGCGTGGATCGCGCTGTGGCTGGTGTTGTGGCTGCTGTACCTGTCCATCGTCAACGTCGGGCAGGTCTGGTACTCGTTCGGCTGGGAATCGCTGCTGCTGGAAGCGGGATTCCTGGCGATCTTCCTCGGCCCCGGATCGGTCGCCCCGCCCGCACCGGTGCTGTGGCTGCTCACCTGGCTGCTGTTCCGCGTCGAGTTCGGCGCCGGGCTGATCAAACTGCGCGGCGACTCCTGCTGGCGGGACTTCACCGCGCTGTACTACCACCACGAGACCCAGCCGATGCCCGGCCCGTTCAGCCGCTGGTTCCACTGGTTGCCGCGCCCGCTGCACAAGGTCGAAGTCGTGGCCAACCACGGCACGCAGCTGGTGGTGCCGTTCATCCTGTTCGCCCCGCAGCCCGCCGCCACGGTGGCCGCGCTGATCGTCGTGGTGACGCAGGGCTGGCTGATGCTGAGCGGGAACTTCGCCTGGCTGAACTGGTTGACCATCACGCTGGCGTTCTCGGCGATGGGCTCGTGGCTGCTGCGCTGGGTGACGCCCGCCCCGCCGCCGCTGACCGCCCCGCCGCCGTGGTTCGTGGCCGCGGTGCTCGCCGTGACGGTGGGTTTCGTGGTGCTCAGTTACTGGCCGGTGCGGAACATGCTGGGGCGGCGGCAGGTGATGAACCGCAGCTTCAACCGGCTGCACCTGGGCAACACCTACGGCGCCTTCGGCAGCGTCACGCGAACCCGCTACGAGGTGATCATCGAGGGCGCGGCCGACGCGGACGGCGCCTGGCTGGAGTACGAGTTCAAGGGCAAGCCCGGCGACCCGGGCCGGCGTCCGCCGCAGGTCGCGCCCTACCACCTCCGCCTGGACTGGCTGATGTGGTTCCTGGCGATCTCCCCCAGCTACGGCCGGACGTGGCTGCCGAACCTGGTGGAAGCGTTGTTGCGCAACGAAGAACACGTGCTGCGCCTGCTGCGCCACAACCCGTTCCCGGAGTCACCGCCGGTGTTCGTGCGGGCGCACCTGTACCGCTACGGCTTCGCGACCCGCGCCGAACGCCGCGAGACCGGAGCGTTCTGGATCCGCAGCCGCGTCGGCGACTTCATCCCGCCCCTGACGCTGGAGGACCTGGTGTAG
- a CDS encoding putative RNA methyltransferase, which yields MLDDVVVVLACPHCDADLDRAGNSLRCPANHVFDIARQGYVSLLPGGTKVVGDTAAMVAARAEFLEAGHYAPIAEAVATAVSSLAGCIVDVGAGTGYYLARALGGSDRVGVALDVSKYACRRAAKAHPRLGAVVADAWQTLPVRSGAAAAVLNVFAPRNAAEMHRVLRPGGELVVVVPNSGHLAELVSALGLLHVDERKQERLTEQLADHFDLVSQETCEFRLSLSPEEAESVVAMGPSAWHADPEDLRARIADLPKPLTPTASVTVARYARRG from the coding sequence TTGCTGGACGACGTGGTGGTGGTGCTGGCCTGCCCGCACTGCGATGCGGACCTCGACCGGGCCGGGAACAGCCTGCGCTGCCCGGCCAACCACGTGTTCGACATAGCCCGCCAGGGCTACGTGAGCCTGCTGCCCGGCGGCACGAAGGTCGTCGGTGACACGGCGGCGATGGTCGCGGCGCGCGCGGAGTTCCTCGAAGCGGGCCACTACGCCCCGATCGCCGAAGCGGTCGCGACGGCGGTGTCCTCGCTTGCTGGCTGCATCGTGGATGTCGGCGCCGGCACCGGTTATTACCTGGCCCGGGCCCTGGGCGGATCTGACCGGGTGGGGGTCGCGCTGGACGTCTCCAAGTACGCCTGCCGCCGCGCCGCGAAGGCGCATCCGCGCCTGGGAGCGGTGGTGGCCGATGCGTGGCAGACGCTGCCGGTGCGCAGCGGAGCGGCAGCGGCGGTGCTGAACGTATTCGCGCCGCGCAACGCGGCGGAGATGCACCGGGTGCTGCGTCCCGGCGGCGAGCTGGTGGTGGTCGTCCCGAACTCGGGTCACCTCGCGGAGCTGGTGTCCGCCCTCGGCCTCCTGCACGTGGACGAGCGCAAGCAGGAGCGGTTGACCGAACAACTGGCCGACCACTTCGACCTGGTCTCGCAGGAGACCTGCGAGTTCCGCCTGTCCCTGAGTCCGGAGGAGGCGGAGTCGGTGGTGGCGATGGGCCCCAGCGCCTGGCATGCCGACCCGGAAGACCTCCGGGCCCGCATTGCCGACCTGCCGAAGCCCCTCACCCCGACCGCATCCGTCACGGTCGCCCGCTACGCCCGCAGAGGCTGA
- a CDS encoding VOC family protein produces MYEIKQKIITNLWFDTAAEEAARYYAGIFDDSRVVHVQRYGEAGPGEPGTVMTVLFELAGQQFVGINGGPQFKFTEAISLEVLCDSQHEVDRLWQQLGEGGEPGPCGWLKDKYGLSWQIVPRRLYELITAADEAKAQRAMKAMLSMGKLDIATLEAAAEG; encoded by the coding sequence ATGTACGAGATCAAGCAGAAGATCATCACCAACCTCTGGTTCGACACCGCGGCCGAGGAGGCCGCGCGGTACTACGCCGGCATCTTTGACGACTCGCGCGTCGTGCACGTGCAGCGCTACGGCGAGGCGGGGCCGGGCGAGCCGGGAACGGTCATGACCGTGCTGTTCGAGCTGGCCGGGCAGCAGTTCGTGGGCATCAACGGCGGGCCGCAGTTCAAGTTCACCGAGGCCATCTCGCTGGAGGTCCTGTGCGACTCGCAGCACGAGGTGGACCGGCTGTGGCAGCAGCTCGGCGAGGGCGGCGAGCCCGGCCCCTGCGGCTGGCTGAAGGACAAGTACGGCCTGTCCTGGCAGATCGTCCCGCGCCGTCTGTACGAACTGATCACCGCTGCGGACGAGGCCAAGGCCCAGCGAGCGATGAAGGCGATGCTGAGCATGGGCAAGCTCGACATCGCCACCCTTGAAGCAGCAGCCGAAGGCTGA
- a CDS encoding helix-turn-helix domain-containing protein has product MNDAEAPSPQTISPTVGRRWLAQEIKRLREAAGLKQSDVAKRLRCNHAKIAHIESMRNAVSGPDLEVMLPFLGVPSERVDWYLQLADTAKEKGWWDGNQAIPEWFSLYIGLEWGASEIHEWDLGYVPGLLQTRSYAAAVIRDGLTATERHFGEQTELRLHRQTALDRAEYPLKLHAIVDEAALRRRVGSTQVMGEQLEFLVTVSSHRQVTLQVIPFEAGPHRGQLGSFQWLGFPRPDDPGVVYVENQKGGLYLEEPHEIAGFHEEFAQLEQRALSPAESTKFLAELVEDTA; this is encoded by the coding sequence GTGAACGACGCCGAGGCGCCGAGCCCGCAGACGATCAGCCCGACCGTGGGTCGTCGATGGCTGGCGCAGGAAATCAAGCGACTGCGCGAGGCCGCCGGGCTCAAGCAGTCCGACGTTGCCAAGCGCCTTCGGTGCAACCACGCGAAGATCGCGCATATCGAGAGCATGCGGAACGCCGTCAGTGGCCCGGATCTGGAGGTCATGCTCCCGTTCCTCGGCGTGCCGTCGGAACGCGTCGACTGGTACCTGCAACTGGCCGACACCGCCAAGGAAAAGGGCTGGTGGGACGGTAACCAAGCGATCCCCGAGTGGTTCTCCCTCTACATCGGACTCGAATGGGGAGCCAGCGAGATCCACGAGTGGGATCTGGGATACGTGCCAGGTCTGCTTCAGACGAGATCGTACGCGGCGGCGGTGATTCGTGATGGCCTAACGGCCACTGAGCGCCATTTTGGCGAGCAGACGGAACTTCGGTTGCACCGGCAGACGGCGCTTGATCGAGCGGAATACCCGTTGAAACTCCATGCGATCGTTGACGAGGCCGCTCTGCGACGCCGGGTCGGAAGTACGCAGGTGATGGGCGAGCAACTGGAGTTCCTCGTTACGGTCAGCAGTCACCGGCAGGTCACGTTGCAAGTCATCCCGTTCGAAGCAGGGCCGCATCGGGGTCAACTGGGGTCATTTCAGTGGCTTGGTTTTCCGAGACCGGACGATCCCGGAGTCGTCTACGTCGAGAACCAGAAGGGCGGCCTGTACCTCGAAGAGCCCCACGAGATCGCCGGATTCCATGAGGAGTTCGCGCAGCTTGAACAAAGAGCGCTATCACCCGCAGAATCTACGAAGTTCCTAGCCGAGCTAGTGGAGGACACAGCATGA
- a CDS encoding DUF397 domain-containing protein: protein MNTHVADASELANVAWRRSSRSGSGGGACVEVGVIWRKSSYSGPNGGACVEVGVVWRKSSYSGPNGGQCIEVGLGASVTGVRDSKDPSGPALLFGADAWDGFLRGLKADRFDR, encoded by the coding sequence ATGAACACCCATGTCGCCGATGCCTCTGAGTTAGCCAACGTGGCCTGGCGTCGGAGCAGCCGGAGCGGTTCAGGTGGCGGAGCATGCGTCGAAGTCGGCGTGATCTGGCGCAAGAGCAGCTACAGCGGGCCGAACGGCGGAGCATGCGTCGAGGTCGGCGTGGTCTGGCGTAAGAGCAGCTACAGCGGGCCCAACGGTGGGCAGTGCATTGAGGTTGGGCTTGGGGCCTCGGTGACCGGGGTTCGGGACTCGAAGGATCCGAGTGGTCCGGCGCTGTTGTTCGGGGCCGATGCTTGGGACGGGTTTCTCCGCGGCCTCAAGGCGGATCGATTCGACCGCTGA
- a CDS encoding IS1380 family transposase: MQASHSVGAVSVRFDDPNLVSCAGLVPVLRLAEQVGVADLAEQTVKLSPDVGSAGANPGVKVSSIVAGMACGADSFEDLGVIRHGGMSRLFDGIRAPSTLGTFLRGFTYGHVAQLEKLGRIVLERLAGRCGLLPGADELVFVDIDSKIKEVYGAGKQGSAYGYTKVRGLNYLMATISTPGTAPVVAATRMRGGNANSARGAASLITSAIKTARACGATGTIVVRGDSAFFTGPVIAAIRKAGAYFSVTAKHTATVKAAIAGIDENTWQTVRFNRPVFDDRAKQWIYEGEIAETTLEAFTNVTQNPGRAVTARLIVRRTRITTTDATGELFPVWLYHAIFTDSPHELLTAEAEHRGRAGTIEQVFADLNDSAAAHLPSGQLAANGAWLSLAALTHNLMRAAGSLASQFHAKARTTTLRRHLITIPARIARSARRIVLHLPADWHWKQAFTSLFTATHPPPAGACP; encoded by the coding sequence ATGCAAGCATCGCATAGTGTCGGCGCGGTGTCGGTGAGGTTCGATGATCCGAATCTCGTGTCGTGTGCGGGATTGGTGCCGGTGTTGCGGCTGGCCGAGCAGGTCGGGGTGGCTGATCTGGCTGAGCAGACGGTGAAATTGTCGCCGGATGTGGGGTCGGCGGGGGCGAATCCGGGTGTGAAGGTGTCCTCGATCGTGGCGGGGATGGCCTGTGGTGCGGACTCGTTCGAGGATCTGGGTGTGATCCGCCACGGTGGCATGTCGCGGTTGTTCGACGGGATCCGGGCGCCGTCGACGCTGGGCACGTTTCTGCGTGGGTTCACCTATGGGCATGTGGCGCAGCTGGAGAAGCTGGGCCGGATCGTGCTGGAACGCCTGGCCGGGCGGTGCGGGTTGTTGCCGGGGGCCGATGAGCTGGTGTTCGTCGATATCGACTCGAAGATCAAAGAGGTCTACGGGGCGGGGAAGCAGGGCTCGGCGTATGGGTATACGAAGGTGCGGGGCCTGAACTATCTGATGGCCACGATCTCCACCCCCGGTACGGCGCCGGTGGTGGCGGCGACCCGGATGCGGGGTGGTAACGCCAATTCCGCCCGCGGCGCGGCGTCACTGATCACCTCGGCGATCAAGACGGCCCGGGCGTGTGGTGCGACGGGGACGATCGTGGTGCGGGGTGATTCGGCGTTTTTCACCGGCCCGGTCATCGCCGCGATCCGCAAAGCCGGGGCGTATTTCTCGGTCACCGCCAAACACACCGCGACTGTGAAGGCCGCGATCGCCGGGATCGACGAGAACACATGGCAGACCGTGCGTTTCAACCGGCCGGTCTTCGACGACCGCGCCAAGCAGTGGATCTATGAGGGCGAGATCGCCGAAACGACACTGGAGGCGTTCACCAACGTCACCCAGAATCCCGGCCGTGCGGTCACCGCCCGGCTGATCGTGCGCCGCACCCGGATCACCACCACCGATGCCACCGGCGAGTTGTTCCCGGTCTGGCTTTATCACGCGATCTTCACCGACTCCCCGCACGAGCTGCTCACCGCCGAGGCCGAGCACCGCGGCCGCGCCGGGACGATCGAGCAAGTCTTCGCCGACCTCAACGACTCCGCCGCGGCCCACCTGCCCTCCGGGCAGCTCGCCGCCAACGGCGCCTGGCTGTCCCTGGCCGCGCTGACCCACAACCTGATGCGTGCCGCAGGCAGTCTCGCGTCGCAGTTCCACGCCAAAGCCCGCACCACCACCCTGCGGCGGCACCTCATCACGATCCCGGCCCGTATCGCCCGCTCCGCCCGCCGCATCGTGCTGCACCTCCCGGCCGACTGGCACTGGAAACAGGCCTTCACCAGCCTGTTCACCGCAACCCACCCCCCGCCAGCCGGGGCCTGCCCCTGA
- a CDS encoding SAM-dependent methyltransferase gives MGWAEAFTRILGSDVSVEVRAFDGSRAGRAAADVCVEIRSPLALSHLAAAPGELGLARAYVTGAIEVHGDMYTALTAFPSVALNDVSPSLRRELAVKLAGYRLWWPVRPPAVEHRSRGWRHSKRRDSKSVSYHYDVSNRFYEWVLGPSMAYTCAVYPEATSTLEEAQFTKHDLVARKLGLQEGMRLLDVGCGWGGMVMHAAEHYGVRALGVTLSRQQAQWAQKTIAERGLADLAEIRHLDYRDVTETGFDAVSSIGLTEHIGLAQLPGYFSFLAGKLRPGGRLLNHCITRPDGSHGSRPGKFIARYVFPDGELEPVGTLVSAMNDNGFEVRHDENLREHYALTLAGWCRNLEEHWDEAVAEVGFDRARVWRLYMAACQLGFERNMVQLHQVLGVRLDGTDAHYPLRPTW, from the coding sequence ATGGGCTGGGCAGAGGCGTTCACGCGCATCCTCGGAAGCGACGTCTCGGTGGAGGTCCGCGCGTTCGACGGCAGTCGCGCCGGGCGTGCCGCGGCGGATGTGTGCGTGGAAATCCGTTCGCCGCTCGCACTTTCGCATCTCGCCGCCGCGCCGGGCGAGCTTGGCCTGGCGCGCGCCTACGTCACCGGGGCGATCGAGGTGCACGGCGACATGTACACCGCGCTGACCGCGTTCCCCAGCGTGGCGCTCAACGACGTCTCGCCGAGCCTGCGGCGCGAACTGGCGGTGAAGCTGGCCGGGTACCGGTTGTGGTGGCCGGTGCGACCGCCGGCGGTGGAGCACCGCTCGCGCGGCTGGCGGCACTCGAAGCGCCGCGACAGCAAGTCGGTCTCGTACCACTACGACGTGTCCAACCGGTTCTACGAGTGGGTGCTGGGCCCGTCGATGGCCTACACCTGCGCGGTGTACCCCGAGGCGACGTCCACTTTGGAGGAGGCGCAGTTCACCAAGCACGATCTGGTGGCGCGCAAGCTCGGCCTGCAGGAAGGCATGCGGTTGCTGGACGTCGGCTGCGGCTGGGGCGGCATGGTGATGCATGCGGCCGAGCACTACGGGGTGCGCGCGCTCGGTGTGACGTTGTCCCGGCAGCAGGCGCAGTGGGCGCAGAAGACCATCGCCGAACGCGGGCTGGCCGACCTCGCCGAGATCCGCCACCTGGACTACCGCGACGTCACCGAGACCGGCTTCGATGCGGTCAGCTCGATCGGGCTCACCGAGCACATCGGCCTGGCGCAGCTGCCGGGCTACTTCTCGTTCCTGGCGGGCAAGCTGCGCCCCGGTGGGCGGCTGCTCAACCACTGCATCACCCGGCCGGACGGCAGCCACGGGTCGCGGCCGGGCAAGTTCATCGCCCGTTACGTCTTCCCGGACGGCGAGCTGGAGCCGGTGGGCACGCTCGTGTCGGCGATGAACGACAACGGCTTCGAGGTGCGGCACGACGAGAACCTGCGGGAGCACTACGCGCTGACGCTGGCCGGTTGGTGCCGGAACCTGGAGGAGCACTGGGACGAGGCAGTCGCCGAGGTCGGCTTCGACCGGGCGCGCGTGTGGCGGCTCTACATGGCGGCCTGCCAGCTGGGTTTCGAGCGCAACATGGTCCAACTGCACCAGGTCCTCGGCGTCCGCCTGGACGGCACCGACGCCCACTACCCGCTGCGTCCGACCTGGTAG